In Salmo salar chromosome ssa03, Ssal_v3.1, whole genome shotgun sequence, a single genomic region encodes these proteins:
- the LOC123741588 gene encoding deoxynucleoside triphosphate triphosphohydrolase SAMHD1 isoform X1, whose protein sequence is MSRITEAFIKANPHIQIQGSGGKMFTISAAIDDMEAYTKLTDNMFEQILYSSSSKLAEAREILQNITCRRLYKCVGQTQTEVRVEVSQKKLLEWAGCVARSRPRNDLKHVTLQPEDFVVHIINMDWGMKEKNPINNMRFYCKNDPTKAYQISKDQVSKLLPERFAEQLIRVYCKKTDERTMEAAKKNFAQWCMDMNFSKPQDGDVITPEVT, encoded by the exons atgagtag GATCACAGAGGCCTTTATCAAGGCGAACCCCCACATCCAGATTCAAGGTTCAGGGGGAAAGATGTTCACCATCTCCGCAGCAATAGACGACATGGAGGCCTACACTAAACTCACTG ACAATATGTTTGAGCAGATTCTGTACTCGTCGTCCTCTAAGCTGGCTGAGGCCAGAGAGATCCTTCAAAACATCACCTGCAGACGCCTCTACAAGTGTGTGGGACAGACCCAGACTGAGGTGCGCGTGGAGGtttcacag AAAAAGCTCCTGGAGTGGGCAGGCTGTGTGGCGAGGTCCAGGCCTCGGAATGACCTTAAACATGTTACTCTGCAGCCAGAGGACTTTGTTGTCCAT ATCATCAACATGGACTGGGGTATGAAGGAGAAGAACCCCATCAACAACATGCGTTTCTACTGTAAGAACGACCCAACCAAAGCTTACCAGATCAGCAAGGACCAG GTGTCCAAGCTGCTGCCAGAAAGGTTTGCTGAGCAGCTTATCAGGGTCTACTGTAAGAAGACTGATGAGAGGACCATGGAGGCAGCTAAGAAGAACTTTGCCCAGTGGTGTATGGATATGAACTTCTCCAAACCTCAG GATGGAGATGTGATTACACCAGAGGTCACCTAG
- the LOC123741588 gene encoding deoxynucleoside triphosphate triphosphohydrolase SAMHD1 isoform X2, whose protein sequence is MSRITEAFIKANPHIQIQGSGGKMFTISAAIDDMEAYTKLTDNMFEQILYSSSSKLAEAREILQNITCRRLYKCVGQTQTEKKLLEWAGCVARSRPRNDLKHVTLQPEDFVVHIINMDWGMKEKNPINNMRFYCKNDPTKAYQISKDQVSKLLPERFAEQLIRVYCKKTDERTMEAAKKNFAQWCMDMNFSKPQDGDVITPEVT, encoded by the exons atgagtag GATCACAGAGGCCTTTATCAAGGCGAACCCCCACATCCAGATTCAAGGTTCAGGGGGAAAGATGTTCACCATCTCCGCAGCAATAGACGACATGGAGGCCTACACTAAACTCACTG ACAATATGTTTGAGCAGATTCTGTACTCGTCGTCCTCTAAGCTGGCTGAGGCCAGAGAGATCCTTCAAAACATCACCTGCAGACGCCTCTACAAGTGTGTGGGACAGACCCAGACTGAG AAAAAGCTCCTGGAGTGGGCAGGCTGTGTGGCGAGGTCCAGGCCTCGGAATGACCTTAAACATGTTACTCTGCAGCCAGAGGACTTTGTTGTCCAT ATCATCAACATGGACTGGGGTATGAAGGAGAAGAACCCCATCAACAACATGCGTTTCTACTGTAAGAACGACCCAACCAAAGCTTACCAGATCAGCAAGGACCAG GTGTCCAAGCTGCTGCCAGAAAGGTTTGCTGAGCAGCTTATCAGGGTCTACTGTAAGAAGACTGATGAGAGGACCATGGAGGCAGCTAAGAAGAACTTTGCCCAGTGGTGTATGGATATGAACTTCTCCAAACCTCAG GATGGAGATGTGATTACACCAGAGGTCACCTAG